A genomic region of Chelmon rostratus isolate fCheRos1 chromosome 8, fCheRos1.pri, whole genome shotgun sequence contains the following coding sequences:
- the LOC121611039 gene encoding G patch domain-containing protein 8: MNQRDHSPEDKPESFHHTQRPPPTQPRTAPLSLLPEHPYRSPSQIQLATALAESPQITLSSSGPSAVNPKSCLGLYPQLPLPEQGRVGGRLGVSFCFSRRGPRLEPSASVFSDLEEEEREKREQMKERIKGIMEDIDREIGEEDERKYSESEKLKSSSDNGGPSDMVPIPRETAREEEEIEKRDTVKEHSPVSTVAPDNRSHDSLFLPSQTQGTMRGTALAGAHMDTEHTDSETERKQETEGRAEDSQYTCVLGKDGSTCLRWPVRLLKFTKTQPNICYSCNPLCLNPQRPEQLTEELQESRQNRLCALSDESDPRVPAILTPGTHPCLHRQTRQELRAHRREQTEDIFKAEQHIDVETEEHLFLKNKNLSSSETGPERGRCMISLENCVRAASHPFDPAHSDSSDTNSQNPLGGRLGGASRIRERAITALSCKSQSVIQAGTQGTCISPSRCECGSETMCKCASAPQPYVGLSEVSREKRKANTKKHKLGKRKRSEKEKASNKRQSARCKVRSVVSTVSTGSERREEAGGSWKKKRQGEMGETRRRRRRRVQRAGSSCLLGRCEAEPVSVSVRKRRPHRSHSTESQSQPDREQAERCSASSQHTRHTADRDTKGEGKRDEDAVTFPWRSHLSLHSLSPGCNSKLFWERGHHSNPRSFIDCCYPDNSCACSPARKRKLLHRDRKFIHRKRKSLRRRKVSEETERGRKMGGHSGWRDRGLVSDTEQWDWMRGSCPGGSEESRARAGWRSRNRAVEWERLARFSPSPGSWGWRSRHLSTEDVDWDRCSMDRWTWGSSDSWEDRGTHRSTSGSRTGADSRDSPGCVWKCAGTRHSSSRHLSSPEWWTSRQTYSPQSVINTRASRCHSPRSCSPCSSTSMSELSWEWSRSSTCSGVTVNGLTVSSCRTFSGAPGVSSEAPQEAKKQGSPTSTPSSLTSVSSCHSGSPPFAPTVSGVNTHHRDKSPSQLKEQSDLGHGPSGPVATSRSDATPGLSPSKPGPQKPARMLLLPLIGKLPAIQRKARREKGLLEKSQEKEGEDEEETKGSGGDPGTVINTQKCPLAESSPSSTPNPCPSQIRTDDKQAGGETVPPISFTAEEMDKYRLLQEQAREHMQKVLEKTQESADTHKETNYTHTAQADNCGTSEEQFTPAPMHNPLQPQTQSIHTDTMQTQAQRTLQVSLPLPHVTPQENFTQPMSLRVANLPPLPPSPPLSSLHHIILQHTALSVPASSTSSPSSSPSPAIHPHPAQIPHPLPPLHPSLPHHLHLSPFSISSLFPSILLSHHPIPLLPQSPAFHATPLAPLSPVALQPLNPQPFMDRAWPVRFQQKAL, encoded by the coding sequence ATGAACCAAAGAGACCATAGCCCAGAGGACAAACCTGAATCCTTCCACCACACCCAGAGACCCCCTCCTACGCAACCCAGAACAGCTCCTCTCAGCCTCCTGCCAGAACATCCATACCGGTCTCCTTCCCAAATACAGCTGGCCACTGCTCTAGCAGAGTCCCCACAAATCACACTATCCAGTTCAGGCCCTTCTGCAGTGAACCCCAAGTCTTGCCTGGGCTTGTATCCTCAGCTACCTCTGCCTGAGCAGGGGAGAGTGGGAGGCAGGCTTGGAGTCTCCTTCTGCTTCTCACGTAGGGGGCCCAGGCTTGAGCCCTCTGCCTCCGTCTTCTCAGACctagaagaggaggagagagagaagagggaacaAATGAAGGAAAGGATAAAGGGAATAATGGAAGACATTGACAGGGAAATTGGGGaagaagatgagaggaaatACAGTGAGAGTGAAAAGCTCAAGTCCAGCTCTGACAACGGTGGGCCAAGCGACATGGTGCCAATCCCCAGAGAGACTgccagagaagaggaggagattgAAAAAAGAGACACAGTGAAAGAACACTCTCCTGTTTCCACAGTAGCACCTGATAATCGGAGCCATGATTCACTATTCTTGCCATCACAGACACAGGGGACCATGAGGGGCACAGCACTAGCAGGGGCACACATggacactgaacacacagacagcgagacagagagaaagcaagaaaCAGAGGGGAGGGCAGAGGACAGTCAGTATACGTGTGTGCTGGGAAAAGATGGCTCTACCTGTCTGAGATGGCCTGTCCGTTTGCTGAAGTTCACCAAAACTCAACCAAACATCTGCTACAGCTGCAACCCACTCTGCTTGAACCCCCAGCGACCAGAACAACTCACGGAGGAACTGCAGGAGTCCCGGCAAAATCGCTTGTGTGCTCTCTCAGATGAATCAGATCCACGTGTGCCAGCTATTCTTACACCAGGCACTCATCCCtgtttacacagacagacaaggcAAGAGCTGAGAGCACACAGACGGGAACAAACTGAGGACATTTTCAAGGCAGAGCAACATATCGATGTGGAGACAGAGGAACACCTGTTCCTAAAGAACAAAAACCTGTCGTCATCAGAAACGGGACCAGAAAGGGGAAGATGCATGATAAGTTTGGAGAATTGTGTGAGGGCAGCCTCCCATCCATTTGACCCCGCTCACAGTGACAGCTCTGACACAAACTCCCAGAATCCTCTGGGAGGCAGATTAGGGGGTGCGAGCAGGATCAGGGAGAGAGCCATCACAGCCCTGAGCTGTAAATCACAGTCTGTCATCCAGGCTGGCACACAAGGGACATGCATCAGCCCGTCCAGGTGTGAGTGTGGGAGTGAGACAATGTGCAAGTGTGCCAGCGCTCCACAGCCGTACGTGGGTCTCTCAGAAGTGTCACGCGAAAAGAGGAAAGccaacacaaagaaacacaagctgggaaagaggaagaggagcgagaAGGAAAAAGCTTCAAACAAGCGCCAATCAGCAAGGTGCAAAGTGAGGAGTGTTGTCTCCACAGTCTCCACTggcagtgagaggagagaagaagctGGGGGGAGCTGGAAGAAAAAGAGGCAAGGGGAGATGggggagacgaggaggaggaggaggaggagggtgcagagagcagggagCAGCTGTCTCCTGGGGAGATGTGAGGCTGAGCCagtatctgtctctgtcaggaAGAGGAGGCCTCACAGGAGCCACAGCACTGAATCCCAGTCACagccagacagagagcaggcagaACGCTGCAGTGCCTCCTCCCAGCACaccagacacacagcagacagagacaccAAGGGGGAGGGAAAGCGAGACGAAGATGCAGTGACTTTTCCCTGGCGGTCTCACTTGTCTTTACACTCCCTCTCACCAGGATGTAACTCAAAGCTGTTTTGGGAAAGGGGTCACCATAGCAACCCCAGGAGTTTCATTGACTGCTGTTACCCTGACAACAGCTGTGCTTGCAGCCCGGCGAGAAAGAGAAAACTCCTCCACAGGGACAGGAAATTCATTCATCGTAAGAGGAAGAGTTTGAGGCGTCGCAAAGTCtcggaggagacagagaggggcagGAAAATGGGAGGGCATTCAGGTTGGAGAGACAGGGGCTTGGTTTCAGATACAGAACAGTGGGACTGGATGAGAGGGAGCTGTCCTGGAGGTAGCGAGGAGAGCAGGGCAAGGGCCGGGTGGAGATCGAGAAACAGAGCAGTGGAGTGGGAACGGTTGGCAAGGTTTAGCCCCAGTCCTGGCAGCTGGGGCTGGAGAAGCAGGCATCTTAGCACAGAAGATGTAGACTGGGACAGATGCAGCATGGACAGATGGACATGGGGCAGCAGCGACAGCTGGGAAGACAGGGGGACACACAGATCCACGTCAGGCTCCAGGACAGgggcagacagcagagacagcccaggctgtgtgtggaaatgtgcGGGCACCAGACACTCGAGCTCAAGACACCTCTCCAGCCCTGAGTGGTGGACAAGTAGGCAGACGTATAGCCCCCAGAGTGTGATCAACACACGGGCCAGCAGGTGCCACAGCCCTCGCTCCTGCAgcccctgcagcagcaccagcatgTCTGAGCTAAGCTGGGAgtggagcaggagcagcacCTGCTCGGGAGTCACGGTGAATGGATTGACAGTTAGCTCCTGCAGGACATTCTCAGGAGCTCCAGGCGTCTCATCTGAGGCCCCTCAGGAGGCAAAAAAGCAAGGCAGTCCCACGTCCACACCATCCAGCCtcacctctgtctcctcctgtcaTTCTGGTTCACCCCCTTTTGCTCCCACAGTCTCGGGCGTGAACACACACCATCGTGACAAAAGTCCTTCTCAGCTAAAGGAACAGTCTGACCTTGGCCATGGGCCCTCTGGTCCTGTCGCAACAAGCAGGTCAGACGCAACTCCAGGACTATCCCCCAGTAAACCTGGACCACAGAAACCAGCCAGGATGTTGCTTCTCCCTCTTATAGGTAAACTACCTGCAATCCAGAGAAAGGCAAGGAGGGAAAAAGGGCTGCTGGAGAAAAgtcaggagaaggagggagaggatgaagaggaaactAAAGGAAGTGGAGGGGATCCTGGAACAGTCATCAACACTCAAAAATGTCCTCTGGCTGAGTCAAGCCCCAGCAGCACGCCAAATCCCTGCCCATCACAGATTAGGACTGATGACAAACAGGCAGGTGGAGAGACAGTTCCGCCAATCAGCTTTACCGCTGAGGAGATGGACAAATATCGCCTCCTGCAAGAGCAGGCAAGAGAGCACATGCAGAAAGTCCTGGAAAAGACGCAAGAGAGTGCAGATACACACAAAGAGACGAACTACACTCACACAGCACAGGCAGACAACTGTGGGACTTCAGAGGAACAATTCACACCTGCACCCATGCACAACCCTTTACAGCCTCAAACCCAGTCAATTCACACAGACACGatgcaaacacaagcacagcgCACGCTCCAGGTCAGTCTCCCACTTCCACATGTGACCCCTCAAGAGAACTTTACTCAACCCATGTCTCTAAGAGTCGCCAACCTCCCCCCTCTGCCCCcttccccccctctctccagcCTCCATCATatcattttacaacacacagCCCTCTCTGTGCCCGCTTCCTCCacatcctctccctcctcctcaccctctcctgCCATCCACCCACACCCAGCTCAGATCCCTCACCCTCTGCCCCCTCTTCATCCGTCCCTCCCTCATCACCTTCACCTGTCTCCCTTCTCCATATCCTCCCTGTTTCCCTCCATCCTGCTGTCTCATCATCCtatccctctcctcccccagTCCCCGGCTTTTCACGCGACCCCACTCGCTCCGCTCTCCCCAGTAGCTCTGCAACCCTTGAACCCACAGCCTTTCATGGACAGAGCGTGGCCAGTGAGGTTTCAACAGAAGGCGTTGTGA